A region of the Candidatus Kryptonium sp. genome:
TTTTGTTTGATAGAATTTAAAAAATTTCTTTAAACATTGCCAAACTTTACAAACAACGCATTTAGCCACTTTGCTTTTCGCAGTAAATGTAAGTAGATGCCCACTCAATTTCTTAAATCCCCTTCTTGCTTTTATTATCGCTTTTGTTTATATTTTTCAAAGCAAATCCGAAACAAAACCAATGGAGAATATGGCCACAACAGCTGACATTAGAAATGGTTTAAACATAAGATATAATGGCAAAGTCTATACGATTATTGATTTTCAACATGTTAAAAGAGGTCGTGGCGGAGCGTTCGTAAGGGTCAAACTTAAAGATGTCAAAACTGGCAGAATCCTTGATGAGACATTTGATTCCGGAGAAGAAATTGAAATCGTCAGGCTTGATTTCAGAAAGTTTCAATTTTTATATAAAGACGGTGATGAATTTGTGTTTATGGATCTTGAGACATTTGACCAAATTCATGTTCCATCTGATCTTGTAGGTGATAATGCGTTGTTTATGAAAGAAAACGAGACAGTTGACATTCTTTTTGATGGAGATCAGATACTTGGAATTCAACTTCCGACATTTGTTGAGCTTGAGGTTATTGAAACAGAACCAGGTATAAAGGGAGATACAGTGACAAATGTAATGAAGCCAGCGAAACTTGAAACAGGTGCAATTATAAATGTTCCACTCTTTATTGAACAGGGCGAAAAAATCAGAGTTGATACAAGAACTGGCGAGTATGTTGAAAGAGTAAAATAAACTTAAGGAGGCAATCAAAATGGATCTTAATTACATCAAGGAATTAATCAAAGCGGTTGATGAAAGCGGTGTTGAAGAGATTGAGATAGAAATTGAGGGCTCAAAATTAAGGATAAGCAAGAACCGCAGGGGCGAGGTCAATGTTTCTCAAACAGGATCAAATTCTCTTCCAAATTATATCCCAATTCCATTTCCGATTTATTCAACCGGGTTTGCTCAGCCACCTATGGCTATTCCCCAGCAACCCGTTGTATCACCTCAAAGCGTTCCAGCACCAGTTGAAGTGAAAGAAACGAAACCGCAAGAAAAAACAGAAACACCAGCAGTTGAAACAGGCAAAAAGTATCATGAAATAAAATCACCAATAGTTGGCACATTTTATCGTGCTCCAGCTCCAGATGCAGATCCATATGTTAAAGTTGGGGATGAAGTATTCCCTGGTACGGTCCTTTGCATAGTTGAAGCGATGAAACTTATGAACGAGATTGAATCAGATGTCCACGGAATCGTCGCAAAAATACTCGTTGAAAATGCACAACCTGTTGAATATGGTCAACCTCTATTTTTAATTGAATTAATTTAAACAAAAAAATTAGCGGGCTAAAATTGTTCAGGAAAATTCTGATCGCCAATAGAGGTGAAATCGCCTTAAGAATCATCAGAACTTGTAAAGAACTCGGAATAAAAACAGTTGCAGTTTACTCCGAAGCAGATAGATATTCACTTCATGTCAAATTTGCCGATGAAGCAGTTTGCATAGGTCCAGGACCAAGTAAAGAAAGCTACCTCAACATCCCGAGAATAATCGCAGCAGCAGAAATTACGAACGCGGAAGCAATTCACCCAGGATATGGTTTCCTTTCGGAAAATGCTATGTTTGCTGAAATTTGTGAATCATCGGGTATAAAATTTATAGGTCCGACGCCAGATGCAATTGAAGCCATGGGTGATAAGTCGTTAGCGAAGGAAACAATGAAAAAAGCCGGCGTTCCAGTAATCCCAGGAAGTGATGGTGTTGTCAATTCGCTTGAAGAAGCGCGGGAAATTGCTAATGAAATTGGTTATCCGATAATGCTTAAAGCTGCAGCTGGCGGAGGCGGTAAGGGAATGAGAATGGTAAATAGCGATGACGAACTTGAAAATGCATGGCAAACTGCAAGGGCAGAAGCAGAGGCAGCTTTTGGAAATCCAGCACTTTATATTGAAAAGTTTATTGAAAAACCAAGACATATTGAAATTCAAGTCCTCGCAGATGAACACGGAAATGTAATTCACCTCGGTGAAAGAGATTGCTCAATTCAAAGAAGACATCAAAAACTAATTGAGGAATCCCCATCTCCAATCGTAACACCTGAGCTTCGCGAAGCGATGGGACAAGCAGCTGTCAAAGGAGCGAAAAGCGTAAAGTATAGAAACGCTGGAACGATTGAATTCCTCGTTGATAAGGATGGAAACTTCTACTTTATGGAGATGAACACGCGAATTCAGGTTGAACATCCAGTTACGGAAATGGTTTACGGAGTTGATATAGTGCGAGAACAGATCAGAATCGCAGCTGGTGAAAAACTTGGCATAAAGCAGAAAGAATTAAAACCAAATGGCCACGCAATTGAATGCAGGATCAACGCCGAAGATCCTTATAAAGGTTTCAGACCTTCTCCCGGAAAGATAACTGCTCTACATTTCCCAGGCGGTTTCGGTGTAAGGATTGATTCCCACATTTATCAAGAATATGTTGTACCACCATACTATGATTCAATGATAGCGAAATTAATCGTCCACGCTAAATCAAGAGACGAAGCAATCCGAAGAATGTTGAGAGCACTTGAAGAATTCGTAATTGAAGGAATTCACACAACAATTCCTTTTCACATCAAACTTTTGAATTCACCCGAATTTAGAAGTGGAACCGATTACGATACAAAGTTTGTTGACCTCAAATTTAGCATGAACGACTAAAACATAAAAGGAGAAAACCAATGCAGTTCCCAGAAAATTTAAAGTACACAAAAGAACATGAATGGATAAGAATTGAAGACGACTCTATCGGGGTCGTCGGAATAACTGATTACGCACAAAGTGAACTTGGAGATATCGTCTATGTTGATCTTCCAGCAATTGGAAAAACCGTAAAACAACTTGAATCCTTCGGCACCATTGAAGCAGTTAAAGCTGTATCTGATCTCTTTTCCCCCATTTCCGGTGAAATAATTGAAGTGAATGAAAAATTAAAAGATTCACCAGATTTGATCAACAAAGATCCATATGGTGAGGGCTGGATAATTAAAATCAAAATCAAAGATCTCAGCGAACTTGATAACCTTCTCTCTGCAGAAGATTACAGAAAATTAATAGGCAAGTAAAACAACTTTAAAATTTAAGAGGCACATCAAAAATGGGCTTCGTTCCAAACACCGATGAAGACAGACAAGAAATGTTAAAAGCAATCGGGGTTTCATCATTTGAAGAACTAATCTCTGACATCCCACCTGAAATTAGATTGAAAGAAGATTTAAAACTGCCCGAACCGCTTTCTGAATATGAGGTTTTAAAAGAACTCCAAAGCATCTCTGAGAAAAATCTTGATTTAAATCATGCGATCTCTTTTCTTGGTGGCGGTGCTTATGACCATTTCACACCATCAGCTGTCTTCACCATAATAAGTAGATCCGAATTTTACACCGCTTACACACCTTATCAAGCAGAAGTAAGCCAAGGAACACTACAAGCAATATATGAATATCAAACGATGATATGTCGTTTAACTGGGATGGATGTTGCGAACGCTTCAATGTATGATGGCGGAAGTGCACTCGCAGAAGCTGTCCTGCTCGCGCTCGGACATACAGGAAGAAATGAGGTAGTAATCGCTGGGCCAGTTAATCCAAATTATTTAACAGTTGTCCGCACCTATACACATCCAAGAAGAGCAGATATAAAATTGACAAAATTTGATTCGGGGATTTGTGATATTGATGACTTAAAATCAAAAGTCACGGATAAAACTGCCTGCGTCGTCGTCCAGCAACCAAACTTCTTCGGAAACATTGAAAATGTCTTTGAAATTGAAAAGATAACTCATAATGTTGGTGCCTTATTCATAGTTGCTATTGATCCCATATCGCTTGGATTACTTGTTCCACCTGGTGAATATGGCGCCGATGTCGTAGTCGGAGAAGGACAATCGCTTGGGATACCTTTAAGTTTCGGCGGACCTTATCTTGGAATCTTTGCCGTTAAAGAGTTTTTGATCAGAAAAATTCCAGGACGTTTAGCTGGAATTACAATTGACAGAGACGGGGAACGCGGTTTTGCTTTAACTCTTCAAACAAGAGAACAACATATAAGAAGAGAAAAAGCGACATCAAACATTTGCACAAACCAAAGCTTAATGATGCTTGCAGCGACAGTTTACATGGCTTTGATGGGGAAACAAGGATTAAAAGAAGTTGCCACTCTCTGCTTACAAAAAAGCCATTACCTTGCCGAGGAAATCTCAAAAATTAAAGGATTCAAACTCAAATACAATCAACCGTTCTTTAAAGAATTTGTTGTTCAAACACCTGTTCCAGTTTCAAAAATTAAAGAAAAACTACAACCGAAAAAGATTCTTCCTGGGATTGATCTTTCAAAGTTTGATGGCTATGGTGATGGTTTATTAATTGCAGTGACTGAAAAAAGAACGAAGAAGGAAATGGATCTTTTCGTTGAGGAACTGAAAAACCTTGTATGAAACTCGGAATGAATCTTGAATCTTTTCCAGAAGGGGAAGGAATAATTTGTTCAAAAAGTTATCAAATTTCCCCCCTCTCCAGAGAAAGGGGAGGGGAAGTTTTAAATTTTTTATCAGCGGGACGATAGATCCCACTTTTTCAGAAAAATTTTATTATGATGATGCGGTTTGTAATCAATTAACATCATTTCCTGCGAAATGAAAAGATTTTCGGTTATAATTCCAACATTTAACGAAGAAAAGTCGCTCTGCTGGGCTGAAAAAACATTTACGAACGAAATCAAACAAAAATATAACATTGAAATCATAATAAGCGACGGCGGAAGCACAGACGGCACGATTGAGATAGCTAAAAGATTTGCCGACAAAATTATTTTAAATGAAAATAAAGAAAAACAAACCATAGCTCAAGGTAGAAATCTCGGGGCTTTGAGCTCAGACGGAGAAATTTTAATTTTTTTAAACGCTGACACAAAAATTCAAGATATTGATCTATTTTTTAAACTTTGCGATAACCTTATGAAAATGCCAGGAGTTGTTGCTTTGTCTTTTGAAGTTGCGGTATATCCCGAAGAAGAACTTTTCAAAGACAGAGTTTTCCACTGGTTGATTAACAAGTTTTTTGCAATGTTAAATGTCGTAGGGCTTGGAATGGGAAGAGGAGAATGCCATGTGGTAAAGAGGGAAACTTTCTTTGAAGTCAATGGTTATAACGATAAAATCGTCGCTGGTGAAGATTTTGATCTTTATATGCGACTCCGTCGGCTTGGAAAAATTATAAATGTCCACGGCATCAAAATTTACGAATCACCGAGAAGGTATAGAAAATATGGTTATATTCGGACTCTCTCGCTTTGGTTTCTAAACTCAATCTCAATTATATTCTTCAAGAGATCAATCTCAAAAGTTTGGGATGCTGTAAGATGAGAAGATTTCTCCTTATTTTTTTGTTTATTTCTTCAGAAGTTTTTTCGCAAGTTGAAAATGTCCCTATTTCGCATAGAGTTTATCAATTTCTCAAGCGTATGGAGGTTAGGGGGTTAATCAAAAATTTTGACGACGCTTCCTTGCCAATTTCAAGAAACGAGGTCGCAAATTTCTTAAGTGAAATTTACACACAGCGCGAAAAGTTAAGTCCGAAAGAGCAAGGTTATCTTGAACTTTTGCTGATTGAATTTGAAAACGAGCTGAAGCGAGATGATTTCTTTGAGACATCAATTTTAAAAGACGGATTTAAATTTAAAGATGGATTCTTCTCGGACAAAGCAAAGTATCTATATTCCTACAGGGATTCAAATGTTAATTTTTTTGCTGACCTGCTTTTCAATCTTGACACGAGGTTGACTAAAAATTCAAATGTTATTTTAGCCGAAATTGGGGGAAGATTAAGAGGAACTTATGATGGGAAACTTGGTTTTTACCTTCAATCAACCGATGGTCAATCTTTTGGGGATAAAAACCTCGCGCTTGAAGATTTTAGATTGAAACAAAATTACAAATTCAACGAAGAAGGCTCGGTAAATTTTGACTTCACAGATGCGTATATAAAATATCAAACAAAGTATTTAAGTTTTCAACTTGGGAGAGAAGCGATAACACAAGGTTATGGGTTTTCTGGGAAATTATTCGTTTCACAAACCGCGCCGGTTTTTGATTTCTTTAAAATTCGCTTCAAATACAAAGGTGTATCTTACGATTTTGTTCACTCGTGGCTTCTGGGCTCAAAGTTTATGATCTCAGATTCAATTGCAGGTAAAATTACAGTGATAAATTCAAAATATCTCGCAACGCATAGGCTAAATTTCAATTTTTGGGATAAATTTTATTTCGGTGTGTGGGAAGGAGTTATTTACACAAAGCGTTTTATTGAGCTAGCATATCTAAATCCGATAAATTTTTACAAATCTGCAGAGCATTCGCTTCAGGACAGAGACAACGCTCTTTTAGGCTTTGATTTTAAATCAAACATCTTTAGAAATTTCCAAATTTATGGCACGATCTTAATTGACGACATACATTTCCTTAAGCTCGGAAGCGGCTGGTATGGAAACCAACTTGCTTATCAGCTTGGAATTTACTTTGCGAATCTTATAAGCGATGCTGATCTTATATTTGAATATACAAGAATTGAACCTTATGTCTATTCGCACAGATTTAACGAAAACAGCTATTCGCACAACGACTTTCTTTTAGGTCACGAGATAGGTCCGAATTCAGATGATTTTTTCATTAAAATTATTTATCTTTTATCAAAAAGAGCGACCTTGGCGATTTTTGCGGAAAAAATAAGGCACGGGAAAAATCCAATTGTCGGCTCTGACACGATAAATGTCGGTGGTGATTTTAAACTTGGGCATCGCTTATGGGACGCTGAAAAAGTCAAGTTTCTTGATGGAAATGTTGAGAGCAAGATAAGGTTTGGTTTTGATCTGCTTTGGGAGGTGAGGAAAGATATTGTCTTGGGTTTCGGTGCTGGAAAATATGAAAAAAATTTTTTAACTTATTTCAAATTAAAAATAGATTATTAGGAGGTAAAAGGATATGCTTCGGCAAAAGTTCTCCCCGCTTACGATAATAATCGTGCTTTTAATCGGGATAGTGATTGGGGCGAATTTAAATAATTTGCTTTCCAGCGATGATGTCTATGTTCAAATAATGAAGTTAAATGATGTCCTTAACTTAGCACGAAAAAACTATGTTGATAAAATTGACACACAAACTCTTGTTGAAGCAGCTATTGAAGGAATGCTTGAGGTTCTTGATCCGCACTCGGTGTATATTCCCGCAAAAGCAATGGAAAGAGTAAACGAAGATATAAGAGGTAGCTTTGAAGGAATCGGAATTGAATTCACAATCATAAATGACACAATAAATGTTGTCTCTCCAATAGCTGGCGGTCCAAGCGAACAACTTGGAATAATGGCTGGAGATAAAATAATCAAGATAGATGATCAATCAGCAATCGGCCTGAAAAATGAAGATGTCATAAGAAAACTTCGTGGTCCGAAAGGAACGAAGGTTAAGGTTACAATTTTAAGACCTGGTGTCAAGGAACTTTTAGATTTTGTGATAACGAGGGATAAAATTTCAATTTACAGTATTGATGTTGCTGTGATGGTTTCAAAAGACATTGGATATATAAGCATCAACAGGTTCTCCGAAACGACAGATAGAGAGTTCAGAGAAGCGGTTCAAAAGCTTAAATCACAAGGAATGAAAAAACTCATCCTTGACTTACGAAATAATCCAGGTGGGCTTCTATCAGAAGCTGTGAAAATCGCTGATGAATTCCTTCCAAAAGGAAAGTTGATAGTTTATACAAAGGGTCGTCTCCCCGAATATAACGAGGAATTTTACGCAACTTCAGAGGGAACACTTGAAAATGTCCCCGTTATCGTTCTTGTGAATCAAGGTTCAGCTTCTGGAAGCGAAATTGTCGCTGGCGCAATACAGGATTGGGACAGAGGTCTTGTAATTGGCGATACAACCTTTGGAAAGGGACTTGTGCAAAGACAATTCCCGTTAAATGATGGCTCCGCTGTAAGATTAACAACCGCAAGATATTATACTCCGAGCGGTAGATCAATTCAAAAACCTTACGAAGGGAAGAAATATGTTTCATCTGCTGAACCAAGTGCTCGGAAAGATTCAGCTAAAATTGTTTATAACACGAAAATTTTATCTCGCCCTGTTTACGGTGGTGGTGGGATAGTTCCCGATTTCATTGTGCAAACAAAAAGCTTAACAGATTTATCTGTCAACATAAGAAGACAAAATCTGTTCTACATTTTCATTTCAAACTTCATGGACACGAAGGGGAATGAAATAAGAAATAAATATGGCAATAGTTTTGATAACTTCAAGAGAAACTTCCAAATAACGGATGCGATGCTTGACGAATTTAAGAATTTCGTTATCTCAAAAGGGATAAAATGGGACGAGGAACAATATAAACAAGATCTTTCATACATAAGAGCGATCTTGAAAGCTCATGTTGCGAGGTTTATCTGGCGAAACGACGGTTGGTATCCAGTGATGCTTGAAATTGACGAGCAGTTCCAAAAAGCGCTTGAGCTTATGCCTCAGGCTGAGAAACTTTTCGCAAGCACCAAATAAGCTAAACACGCT
Encoded here:
- the efp gene encoding elongation factor P, translating into MATTADIRNGLNIRYNGKVYTIIDFQHVKRGRGGAFVRVKLKDVKTGRILDETFDSGEEIEIVRLDFRKFQFLYKDGDEFVFMDLETFDQIHVPSDLVGDNALFMKENETVDILFDGDQILGIQLPTFVELEVIETEPGIKGDTVTNVMKPAKLETGAIINVPLFIEQGEKIRVDTRTGEYVERVK
- a CDS encoding capsule assembly Wzi family protein, which encodes MRRFLLIFLFISSEVFSQVENVPISHRVYQFLKRMEVRGLIKNFDDASLPISRNEVANFLSEIYTQREKLSPKEQGYLELLLIEFENELKRDDFFETSILKDGFKFKDGFFSDKAKYLYSYRDSNVNFFADLLFNLDTRLTKNSNVILAEIGGRLRGTYDGKLGFYLQSTDGQSFGDKNLALEDFRLKQNYKFNEEGSVNFDFTDAYIKYQTKYLSFQLGREAITQGYGFSGKLFVSQTAPVFDFFKIRFKYKGVSYDFVHSWLLGSKFMISDSIAGKITVINSKYLATHRLNFNFWDKFYFGVWEGVIYTKRFIELAYLNPINFYKSAEHSLQDRDNALLGFDFKSNIFRNFQIYGTILIDDIHFLKLGSGWYGNQLAYQLGIYFANLISDADLIFEYTRIEPYVYSHRFNENSYSHNDFLLGHEIGPNSDDFFIKIIYLLSKRATLAIFAEKIRHGKNPIVGSDTINVGGDFKLGHRLWDAEKVKFLDGNVESKIRFGFDLLWEVRKDIVLGFGAGKYEKNFLTYFKLKIDY
- the accC gene encoding acetyl-CoA carboxylase biotin carboxylase subunit; the protein is MFRKILIANRGEIALRIIRTCKELGIKTVAVYSEADRYSLHVKFADEAVCIGPGPSKESYLNIPRIIAAAEITNAEAIHPGYGFLSENAMFAEICESSGIKFIGPTPDAIEAMGDKSLAKETMKKAGVPVIPGSDGVVNSLEEAREIANEIGYPIMLKAAAGGGGKGMRMVNSDDELENAWQTARAEAEAAFGNPALYIEKFIEKPRHIEIQVLADEHGNVIHLGERDCSIQRRHQKLIEESPSPIVTPELREAMGQAAVKGAKSVKYRNAGTIEFLVDKDGNFYFMEMNTRIQVEHPVTEMVYGVDIVREQIRIAAGEKLGIKQKELKPNGHAIECRINAEDPYKGFRPSPGKITALHFPGGFGVRIDSHIYQEYVVPPYYDSMIAKLIVHAKSRDEAIRRMLRALEEFVIEGIHTTIPFHIKLLNSPEFRSGTDYDTKFVDLKFSMND
- the gcvH gene encoding glycine cleavage system protein GcvH; translated protein: MQFPENLKYTKEHEWIRIEDDSIGVVGITDYAQSELGDIVYVDLPAIGKTVKQLESFGTIEAVKAVSDLFSPISGEIIEVNEKLKDSPDLINKDPYGEGWIIKIKIKDLSELDNLLSAEDYRKLIGK
- the gcvPA gene encoding aminomethyl-transferring glycine dehydrogenase subunit GcvPA; this translates as MGFVPNTDEDRQEMLKAIGVSSFEELISDIPPEIRLKEDLKLPEPLSEYEVLKELQSISEKNLDLNHAISFLGGGAYDHFTPSAVFTIISRSEFYTAYTPYQAEVSQGTLQAIYEYQTMICRLTGMDVANASMYDGGSALAEAVLLALGHTGRNEVVIAGPVNPNYLTVVRTYTHPRRADIKLTKFDSGICDIDDLKSKVTDKTACVVVQQPNFFGNIENVFEIEKITHNVGALFIVAIDPISLGLLVPPGEYGADVVVGEGQSLGIPLSFGGPYLGIFAVKEFLIRKIPGRLAGITIDRDGERGFALTLQTREQHIRREKATSNICTNQSLMMLAATVYMALMGKQGLKEVATLCLQKSHYLAEEISKIKGFKLKYNQPFFKEFVVQTPVPVSKIKEKLQPKKILPGIDLSKFDGYGDGLLIAVTEKRTKKEMDLFVEELKNLV
- the accB gene encoding acetyl-CoA carboxylase biotin carboxyl carrier protein, whose amino-acid sequence is MDLNYIKELIKAVDESGVEEIEIEIEGSKLRISKNRRGEVNVSQTGSNSLPNYIPIPFPIYSTGFAQPPMAIPQQPVVSPQSVPAPVEVKETKPQEKTETPAVETGKKYHEIKSPIVGTFYRAPAPDADPYVKVGDEVFPGTVLCIVEAMKLMNEIESDVHGIVAKILVENAQPVEYGQPLFLIELI
- a CDS encoding glycosyltransferase — translated: MKRFSVIIPTFNEEKSLCWAEKTFTNEIKQKYNIEIIISDGGSTDGTIEIAKRFADKIILNENKEKQTIAQGRNLGALSSDGEILIFLNADTKIQDIDLFFKLCDNLMKMPGVVALSFEVAVYPEEELFKDRVFHWLINKFFAMLNVVGLGMGRGECHVVKRETFFEVNGYNDKIVAGEDFDLYMRLRRLGKIINVHGIKIYESPRRYRKYGYIRTLSLWFLNSISIIFFKRSISKVWDAVR
- a CDS encoding S41 family peptidase; this translates as MLRQKFSPLTIIIVLLIGIVIGANLNNLLSSDDVYVQIMKLNDVLNLARKNYVDKIDTQTLVEAAIEGMLEVLDPHSVYIPAKAMERVNEDIRGSFEGIGIEFTIINDTINVVSPIAGGPSEQLGIMAGDKIIKIDDQSAIGLKNEDVIRKLRGPKGTKVKVTILRPGVKELLDFVITRDKISIYSIDVAVMVSKDIGYISINRFSETTDREFREAVQKLKSQGMKKLILDLRNNPGGLLSEAVKIADEFLPKGKLIVYTKGRLPEYNEEFYATSEGTLENVPVIVLVNQGSASGSEIVAGAIQDWDRGLVIGDTTFGKGLVQRQFPLNDGSAVRLTTARYYTPSGRSIQKPYEGKKYVSSAEPSARKDSAKIVYNTKILSRPVYGGGGIVPDFIVQTKSLTDLSVNIRRQNLFYIFISNFMDTKGNEIRNKYGNSFDNFKRNFQITDAMLDEFKNFVISKGIKWDEEQYKQDLSYIRAILKAHVARFIWRNDGWYPVMLEIDEQFQKALELMPQAEKLFASTK